One part of the Thermococcus litoralis DSM 5473 genome encodes these proteins:
- a CDS encoding ABC transporter permease produces the protein MVGVERVLGAFGEHLVLTYASLFLSIAIGIPLAILSLKSRRLASFIMGFANLVQAIPSFAVVAIVVPLLGIGFTPAVFAIFLRALLPIVKNTYVGLSEVDEAMVEAARGIGLTEWEIIRHVRLPHAYPAMFAGIKFAAVLANSIAILTAIIGSGGLGSLVFEGLASFNTDKILAGSIPAILMAVFIDVSFSYLEKRVTPEGIGGV, from the coding sequence ATGGTAGGCGTTGAGAGAGTTCTTGGGGCCTTTGGGGAGCACCTCGTTTTGACTTACGCATCCCTGTTCCTCAGCATAGCCATTGGAATACCCCTGGCAATATTATCGCTCAAGAGCAGGAGGTTAGCTTCATTTATAATGGGCTTCGCCAATCTCGTTCAGGCAATACCGAGCTTTGCCGTTGTTGCCATAGTGGTTCCCCTCCTTGGGATAGGCTTCACCCCGGCGGTCTTTGCGATATTCCTCCGGGCGCTTCTCCCGATAGTCAAGAACACCTACGTGGGGCTTAGTGAAGTGGATGAAGCTATGGTTGAGGCGGCCCGGGGGATAGGGCTCACGGAGTGGGAGATTATAAGGCACGTCCGCCTTCCGCACGCCTATCCTGCAATGTTCGCGGGCATAAAGTTCGCCGCTGTTTTAGCAAACTCCATAGCCATACTCACCGCCATAATCGGCTCCGGGGGGCTGGGAAGTCTGGTCTTTGAAGGCTTAGCAAGCTTTAACACGGACAAAATCCTTGCCGGTTCCATTCCAGCCATACTGATGGCGGTGTTTATTGACGTTAGCTTTTCCTACCTCGAAAAGAGGGTTACTCCAGAGGGTATAGGAGGTGTTTGA
- a CDS encoding glycine betaine ABC transporter substrate-binding protein: MKVVVGAKPFNEQRILAHIIGKLLEREGFEYEVRVSEPRLEANLEALERGEINLYVEYTGTAYNALLKLPPMETWDEERVFEAVREGFKGKGIEVVARLGFRNDFALAVKREGLRTISDLAGISKSLTFACPAPYIERPDGLPRLREVYGLEFREIKPLMPPEMYEAISKGEVDVITAFTTDARVDAFKLALLEDDKKALPPYEAIVIAGELPEGAAKVLKALEGKISTETMRRLNHMLDFEGKREEEIAEEFLASLGI; encoded by the coding sequence GTGAAGGTTGTTGTTGGTGCAAAGCCCTTTAACGAGCAGAGAATCCTCGCCCATATAATCGGAAAGCTCCTGGAAAGGGAAGGGTTTGAGTACGAGGTGAGGGTGAGCGAGCCGAGGCTGGAGGCAAACCTTGAGGCGCTTGAAAGGGGAGAGATAAACCTTTACGTCGAGTACACGGGAACCGCCTACAACGCCCTTCTCAAGCTCCCGCCCATGGAGACGTGGGACGAGGAGAGGGTCTTCGAGGCCGTCAGGGAGGGGTTCAAAGGGAAGGGCATAGAGGTTGTCGCGAGGCTCGGCTTCAGGAACGACTTTGCTCTCGCGGTGAAGAGGGAAGGGCTGAGAACGATAAGCGACCTCGCGGGGATATCGAAAAGCCTCACCTTCGCCTGCCCCGCTCCCTACATCGAGAGGCCCGACGGCCTGCCGAGGCTTAGAGAAGTTTACGGCCTTGAGTTCAGAGAGATAAAGCCCCTCATGCCGCCGGAGATGTACGAGGCCATATCGAAGGGCGAGGTGGACGTTATAACTGCCTTCACAACAGATGCGAGGGTTGACGCCTTTAAGCTTGCCCTCCTTGAGGACGATAAAAAGGCCCTCCCTCCCTACGAGGCGATAGTGATAGCCGGAGAGCTTCCCGAGGGAGCAGCTAAGGTGTTGAAGGCGCTGGAAGGGAAGATAAGCACCGAAACGATGAGGAGGCTCAACCACATGCTCGACTTCGAGGGGAAGAGGGAGGAAGAGATAGCGGAGGAATTTCTGGCCAGTCTGGGTATTTAA
- a CDS encoding mechanosensitive ion channel family protein has product MVALEKQLPYLGVTSIQILTAILVLVVGWIVTKVTVKSFKMALKKTKLPELIIEFLAKFLSALLYVAVILLAVRALGIETGSIVLGLSAVIGLILGFGMQDTLTNLAAGVWIAALRPIDMGEVVEVAGKTGKVNAVGIMSTELLTPDNVLITIPNKLVWGNVITNYTRMPTRRVDVNVGVAYGTDLDKAIKIAMNLMQNHPKVLKDPAPTVVITELADSSINLQLRAWAKTEDYWAVKGDLTKDIYKAYMKEGIEIPFPQMDVHIKEMPK; this is encoded by the coding sequence GTGGTAGCACTTGAAAAACAGCTTCCGTACCTTGGCGTAACATCAATTCAGATTCTAACCGCGATTTTGGTTTTAGTTGTAGGATGGATTGTCACAAAGGTTACTGTAAAGAGTTTCAAAATGGCACTTAAGAAGACGAAGCTCCCGGAGCTAATCATTGAATTCCTTGCAAAATTTCTAAGTGCTCTTTTGTATGTTGCGGTAATCCTCCTAGCAGTAAGAGCTCTAGGAATAGAAACGGGATCCATTGTGTTAGGATTATCGGCTGTGATAGGCCTCATTTTGGGCTTCGGCATGCAGGACACGCTAACAAACCTGGCAGCTGGAGTCTGGATTGCAGCCCTCAGGCCGATTGACATGGGTGAGGTCGTTGAGGTAGCTGGGAAGACCGGCAAAGTCAACGCCGTCGGCATAATGAGCACCGAGCTCTTAACTCCCGACAACGTGCTCATAACGATCCCCAACAAGCTCGTCTGGGGCAACGTGATAACCAACTACACCAGGATGCCCACGAGGAGAGTCGACGTCAACGTCGGCGTCGCCTACGGAACGGACCTCGACAAGGCCATTAAGATCGCCATGAACCTCATGCAGAACCACCCGAAGGTTCTCAAGGATCCGGCTCCGACGGTGGTTATAACGGAGCTCGCAGACTCGTCGATAAACCTCCAGCTCAGGGCGTGGGCTAAGACCGAGGACTACTGGGCGGTCAAGGGAGACCTCACCAAGGACATCTACAAGGCCTACATGAAAGAAGGAATAGAGATACCGTTCCCGCAGATGGATGTGCATATCAAGGAGATGCCAAAGTGA
- a CDS encoding ferritin family protein, with amino-acid sequence MVEPLVKKAAEVEDKAAKSYTEGLAKIRGQGLKYTDTEAVVTRIAVDTIIHKHLMKAILEAQKELEKVGKGYEHVKEPEEIELSGEQALLVKRFAEMHLEIEKDMIETYKKMAEKMTHPLFKGLAEALVKNEEDHHRLLKKLIEKYGEV; translated from the coding sequence ATGGTCGAACCTCTTGTTAAAAAGGCTGCCGAAGTTGAGGATAAGGCGGCCAAGAGTTATACCGAAGGACTGGCAAAGATTAGGGGACAGGGGTTGAAGTACACCGATACAGAGGCGGTTGTGACAAGAATAGCCGTCGATACAATTATACACAAACACTTAATGAAAGCAATCCTTGAGGCTCAGAAGGAGCTTGAAAAAGTTGGAAAGGGATATGAACACGTGAAAGAACCAGAGGAGATAGAGCTCTCCGGAGAACAGGCTCTTCTTGTGAAAAGGTTTGCCGAGATGCACCTTGAGATAGAGAAAGACATGATAGAAACATACAAAAAGATGGCAGAAAAGATGACCCATCCGCTCTTCAAAGGGCTCGCTGAGGCCCTTGTTAAAAATGAAGAAGACCACCACAGACTTTTGAAGAAGCTCATTGAAAAATATGGGGAAGTTTGA
- a CDS encoding encapsulin, translated as MLAINPTLINRDKPYSKEELMEALRLATIAELDAVNLYEQMARFTEDERFKKVFLDVAREEKAHVGEFMALLLSLDPEQSSELKDGFEEVEELTGIKTELNSPEENKMEESGYLKVLREALLDAIEKGRTLTNSLPKTKITGQSFRVDIISFEDGVKVVKQEYRPIPMLTKKFYVGLRELNDGTYDPAIAVKAGELLVKDEESLIINEILSTEGIKRLKLGPWENTEEALDELMNALQEASKASAGPFGVIIHPKRYAKLLRVHEKGGRMLIEVLKGVFKGGILVTPSIDENKVIVFANTPAVLDIIIGQDADLKELGPEGEEVAFLASEALAVRIKSPEAIVVLE; from the coding sequence GTGCTGGCAATAAACCCAACTCTGATAAATAGGGATAAGCCCTATTCTAAGGAAGAGCTTATGGAAGCCCTAAGGCTGGCAACCATAGCCGAGCTCGATGCCGTAAACTTGTATGAACAGATGGCAAGATTTACGGAGGATGAAAGGTTCAAAAAGGTATTCTTGGACGTTGCAAGGGAGGAAAAGGCACACGTGGGAGAGTTCATGGCTCTTCTGCTGAGCTTAGACCCAGAGCAGAGCAGTGAACTTAAGGATGGATTTGAGGAGGTTGAGGAATTAACAGGTATTAAAACCGAACTCAACTCTCCGGAGGAGAATAAAATGGAAGAAAGTGGATATCTCAAGGTTTTAAGGGAAGCCCTTCTAGATGCAATTGAAAAGGGAAGAACGTTAACTAATTCACTTCCAAAAACAAAAATAACTGGCCAATCATTTAGAGTGGATATCATAAGCTTCGAGGATGGCGTGAAAGTAGTTAAACAGGAGTACAGGCCAATCCCAATGCTCACAAAGAAGTTCTACGTTGGACTGAGAGAGCTTAACGATGGAACTTACGATCCAGCTATAGCGGTGAAAGCTGGAGAACTGCTTGTCAAAGACGAGGAAAGCCTGATAATAAATGAGATACTTTCAACTGAAGGGATAAAAAGATTAAAGCTCGGCCCATGGGAAAACACAGAAGAGGCATTAGATGAACTCATGAATGCTCTCCAAGAAGCATCAAAAGCCTCTGCAGGGCCTTTCGGGGTAATAATCCATCCAAAGAGATATGCCAAGCTCTTGAGAGTTCACGAGAAGGGTGGAAGAATGCTCATAGAGGTTTTGAAAGGGGTATTCAAAGGTGGTATCCTAGTTACCCCAAGCATTGACGAAAACAAAGTAATCGTGTTCGCAAACACCCCTGCAGTTCTTGACATTATCATCGGACAGGATGCAGATCTAAAAGAGCTCGGACCGGAAGGGGAAGAAGTAGCGTTTTTAGCAAGTGAAGCCCTAGCAGTAAGGATAAAGAGCCCAGAGGCAATTGTAGTCCTCGAATGA
- a CDS encoding Fur family transcriptional regulator, protein MWKEKAVGVLREKRYKLTPQRLKLLEVIHELGPSHPSLSEVFKKIKEEFPTMSFSTLYSNVMALKELGLIEVFSVEGETRIEINTEPHVNLIENGEIVDLTDPEIIELIKEKLRKEVKLVNVLIKGR, encoded by the coding sequence ATGTGGAAAGAAAAAGCGGTTGGAGTGCTAAGGGAAAAGAGATACAAGCTTACCCCCCAGAGACTTAAGTTACTTGAGGTAATACATGAACTAGGCCCTTCTCACCCTTCCCTCAGCGAAGTTTTCAAGAAGATCAAAGAAGAGTTCCCCACAATGAGCTTCTCTACCTTGTACTCTAATGTCATGGCTTTAAAAGAACTTGGCCTCATAGAGGTTTTTTCTGTTGAAGGGGAGACTAGGATTGAGATCAACACGGAACCTCATGTGAATTTGATTGAAAATGGTGAAATAGTTGATCTTACCGATCCGGAGATTATCGAACTGATTAAGGAAAAGCTAAGAAAAGAAGTAAAGCTTGTTAACGTTCTAATTAAGGGCAGATGA
- a CDS encoding ferritin family protein, which yields MKEINALALALEVEKAELRFYIEMAKRAKDERAKKMFLFLAGEEAEHWDVFEKKFVEKLLQKPEMPQVDEELLEKLTPKYEGELSEVKAVELGMEQEKLTWEFYEKAAEEAEDENVKKIFNELAKVEKAHYELLKAQYDSVMKTGIWMDYQDFSLEVD from the coding sequence ATGAAGGAAATCAACGCACTTGCACTCGCTTTGGAAGTTGAAAAGGCAGAGCTCAGGTTTTACATTGAGATGGCCAAGAGAGCAAAGGATGAAAGGGCAAAAAAGATGTTCCTCTTTTTGGCTGGGGAGGAGGCTGAACACTGGGATGTTTTTGAGAAGAAGTTTGTAGAAAAGCTCCTTCAAAAACCAGAAATGCCCCAGGTTGACGAGGAACTTTTGGAAAAGCTTACACCGAAGTATGAGGGAGAGCTTAGCGAGGTTAAAGCCGTAGAGTTGGGGATGGAGCAGGAAAAGCTTACGTGGGAGTTTTATGAAAAAGCGGCGGAAGAAGCCGAGGATGAAAACGTTAAGAAAATCTTTAACGAATTGGCAAAAGTTGAGAAGGCACACTATGAGCTTTTGAAGGCACAATACGACTCGGTCATGAAGACGGGCATATGGATGGATTATCAGGACTTTAGCCTTGAGGTTGATTGA
- a CDS encoding peroxiredoxin has product MSYLDIKVRDEEGKEAPLREFVKGKWTVLYFYPKDNTPGCTTEAKEFTELIEEFERLGVQVIGVSRDSPESHRKFKEKHGLKVKLLSDPSGELHKALGAWGKKKLYGKEYEGVIRSTFILSPEGEIAWKKIKVRAKGHAKEVLEEIKKLISPEN; this is encoded by the coding sequence ATGAGCTACCTTGATATTAAAGTTAGGGATGAAGAAGGGAAAGAAGCTCCCTTGAGGGAGTTTGTGAAAGGAAAGTGGACCGTGCTGTATTTTTATCCCAAGGACAACACTCCTGGCTGTACAACGGAGGCAAAAGAGTTCACCGAGCTTATTGAAGAATTCGAAAGGCTTGGAGTTCAAGTTATAGGCGTTTCCAGGGATTCCCCAGAGAGTCACAGGAAATTCAAAGAGAAGCATGGATTAAAGGTAAAGCTTCTCAGTGACCCAAGTGGCGAGCTCCACAAAGCTCTTGGAGCCTGGGGAAAGAAGAAACTTTACGGTAAGGAATACGAAGGGGTAATAAGGAGCACCTTCATCCTTAGCCCAGAGGGAGAAATAGCCTGGAAGAAGATAAAAGTTAGAGCCAAAGGACACGCAAAAGAAGTGCTTGAAGAGATCAAAAAGTTAATATCTCCAGAAAACTAA
- a CDS encoding GNAT family N-acetyltransferase: MKIVKIENPLFLKDELLRFVFRVYQGTNGAYPALEWVENKPSPDDFEGFKRVYEPFLEFRLRDEFDELYVLRNEDGRLIGTVALVYNLEGKEAWWVPEEIKNEKTGLIEFFMVDPAYKGKGYGSKLLQFAVERLRELGKEAYVITFPHLEAYSYYLKKGFKKLMDYKEFVVLKKEG; the protein is encoded by the coding sequence ATGAAGATTGTAAAAATTGAAAATCCGCTCTTCCTCAAGGATGAACTCCTAAGATTTGTCTTCAGAGTCTACCAAGGAACAAATGGAGCTTACCCTGCATTGGAGTGGGTAGAAAATAAACCATCTCCTGATGATTTTGAAGGATTTAAAAGAGTCTATGAACCTTTTCTTGAGTTCAGGCTTAGGGATGAGTTTGATGAGCTCTATGTTCTTCGCAACGAGGATGGGAGACTAATAGGTACCGTTGCTCTAGTGTACAATCTTGAGGGCAAAGAAGCATGGTGGGTGCCGGAGGAGATTAAAAACGAAAAAACAGGTCTCATAGAGTTCTTTATGGTTGACCCAGCCTACAAAGGAAAAGGCTATGGCTCAAAGCTTTTGCAATTTGCAGTTGAAAGGCTTAGGGAGCTCGGAAAAGAAGCATATGTGATAACCTTTCCGCATCTTGAGGCTTACTCATACTACCTTAAAAAGGGCTTCAAAAAGCTCATGGATTACAAAGAGTTCGTTGTGCTAAAAAAAGAGGGTTAG
- a CDS encoding DOMON domain-containing protein, with protein sequence MKDLKKLGFFVLFLVGVVFLSGCTGGGGYGTPSTTQTTQSETLTQLGEWKADGVIGENEYAHELSLVGGKLTVYWRNDDTYLYMALKGQTSGWVSIGFEPTDKMKDADMVFGWVQDGNTVVIDAYSTGTYGPHPPDEKLGGSSDILEYAGKEENGVTIIEFKRKLNTGDQYDKAFTPGQKISFIFALADADDFTTKHNIARGYGELQLDG encoded by the coding sequence ATGAAGGATTTGAAAAAACTTGGTTTTTTTGTTTTGTTCCTTGTTGGAGTAGTGTTTCTAAGCGGTTGCACCGGGGGCGGGGGCTATGGGACTCCTTCCACAACCCAAACGACTCAAAGTGAAACCCTCACCCAGCTCGGAGAATGGAAGGCCGACGGAGTAATAGGGGAGAACGAGTACGCCCATGAGCTCTCACTCGTCGGAGGAAAACTCACCGTTTACTGGAGAAACGACGACACTTACCTTTACATGGCCCTTAAGGGGCAGACTAGTGGTTGGGTGTCAATAGGATTTGAACCCACTGACAAGATGAAGGATGCAGACATGGTTTTTGGATGGGTTCAAGACGGCAACACCGTTGTGATCGATGCTTATTCCACCGGAACCTACGGCCCACATCCACCCGATGAGAAGCTTGGCGGAAGTAGTGATATCCTTGAGTATGCCGGAAAAGAGGAGAACGGGGTTACGATAATAGAATTCAAAAGGAAGCTCAATACCGGAGATCAGTACGATAAAGCCTTTACTCCCGGACAGAAAATAAGCTTCATCTTTGCTCTAGCCGATGCGGATGACTTCACGACCAAGCACAACATAGCGAGGGGTTATGGGGAGCTACAGCTCGACGGGTGA
- a CDS encoding ferritin-like domain-containing protein codes for MKITDKEVFEIAVNAEIKAKEAYEKMASLVKSDIIRDELLFLAKEEDKHRQIVEKMAEKFKESEEEPKQIEIEIMGEFKVIAEKMSEAIKKPDINLDEVYEIAMEAELVSEKLYNELAKYAANEKTKVLLNMLADMERQHFNILKKHYDYMMQYPDVYKEELYDQLMKDINFNF; via the coding sequence ATGAAGATAACGGATAAGGAAGTTTTTGAAATTGCCGTAAATGCCGAAATAAAAGCAAAAGAGGCATACGAAAAGATGGCTTCGCTTGTAAAGAGCGATATTATTAGAGATGAACTCCTGTTTCTGGCTAAGGAGGAAGACAAGCACAGACAGATAGTAGAGAAAATGGCCGAGAAGTTTAAGGAGAGCGAAGAAGAACCAAAACAGATCGAAATTGAAATAATGGGAGAGTTCAAAGTTATTGCAGAAAAAATGAGTGAAGCCATTAAAAAACCAGATATCAACCTTGACGAAGTTTACGAGATAGCCATGGAAGCTGAGCTTGTGAGTGAAAAGCTTTACAACGAACTTGCAAAGTATGCAGCAAATGAAAAAACCAAAGTTCTGCTCAACATGCTTGCCGATATGGAGAGACAACACTTTAACATCCTTAAGAAGCACTATGACTACATGATGCAGTACCCCGATGTTTATAAAGAGGAGCTCTACGACCAGCTCATGAAGGACATAAACTTCAACTTCTGA
- a CDS encoding aldehyde dehydrogenase family protein, whose amino-acid sequence MDKLVRNKIFDEIYRIGEDGVPEFKTYVAGEWVFGESFSEVKSPIDGRTIARVSRLSKEQTEEILSTVYEKGREEIRNYPGEKRIESFLKAAQLMREAFEDFVRVLILDAGKPKSNATGETKATIERLEKTTFESRRMLGDYIPGDWSEETLESEGIVKREPYGVILAISPFNYPLFISATKVIPALFSGNAVLLKPASADPLAALLFIRVLELAGFPKESFALLTIPGRFMDDVVKDKRIRAITFTGSTEVGEHIIRTGGIKAYHLELGGKDPAIVLDDADLELASEKIIKGMVSYSGQRCDAIRLILAQEEIYEELKTKILEKLKEIEPKNPLEDENAVMGPLIDKHSADYIEEVYKDAIEKGAKPLTEFKREGNYVWPILLEVDKEKVKELRAFQEDVFGPLTLVIKVKDEDEAVDIANSSRFGLDASVFSECVRGGQGRSRGSLKSGASSSTSTRGTA is encoded by the coding sequence ATGGACAAACTTGTCCGTAACAAAATTTTTGATGAGATATACAGGATTGGCGAAGATGGTGTCCCTGAATTTAAAACCTACGTCGCTGGAGAGTGGGTTTTTGGAGAAAGTTTTTCTGAGGTTAAAAGCCCCATAGATGGCAGAACTATAGCAAGGGTTTCAAGACTTAGCAAAGAACAAACCGAGGAAATTCTTTCCACAGTTTATGAAAAAGGAAGGGAGGAAATAAGAAATTATCCTGGGGAAAAGAGAATAGAAAGCTTTTTGAAGGCGGCACAGTTGATGAGGGAAGCATTTGAAGACTTTGTGAGAGTTTTGATTCTTGATGCTGGCAAGCCGAAAAGCAATGCAACTGGGGAAACAAAAGCCACCATTGAAAGGCTCGAAAAAACTACTTTTGAGTCAAGGAGAATGCTTGGTGATTACATCCCCGGAGACTGGAGTGAAGAGACCCTCGAAAGTGAGGGAATAGTAAAGAGAGAACCATATGGAGTTATCTTGGCAATAAGCCCCTTCAATTATCCGCTGTTTATTTCCGCAACAAAAGTAATACCTGCCCTTTTCAGTGGAAATGCAGTGCTGTTAAAACCTGCATCTGCAGATCCTCTCGCGGCACTTCTATTTATTAGGGTCTTAGAACTTGCGGGCTTTCCTAAGGAGAGCTTTGCCCTCTTAACAATACCCGGAAGATTTATGGATGATGTGGTAAAGGACAAGCGTATAAGGGCTATAACCTTCACTGGCAGTACAGAGGTTGGGGAGCACATAATAAGAACCGGTGGAATAAAAGCTTACCATCTTGAGCTTGGGGGCAAGGATCCTGCCATAGTTTTGGATGATGCAGACCTTGAGCTTGCGAGTGAAAAAATCATTAAGGGTATGGTGAGCTATTCTGGCCAGAGGTGCGATGCAATAAGGCTCATACTAGCACAGGAGGAAATCTATGAGGAGCTGAAGACGAAGATTCTTGAAAAGCTGAAAGAGATAGAACCCAAAAACCCGCTGGAGGATGAAAACGCTGTGATGGGACCTCTTATTGACAAACATTCTGCGGATTATATTGAGGAGGTCTACAAAGATGCCATAGAGAAGGGAGCGAAGCCTTTGACCGAATTCAAAAGAGAGGGCAACTATGTATGGCCAATACTCCTTGAAGTGGACAAGGAAAAGGTTAAAGAGCTTAGAGCTTTTCAAGAGGATGTTTTTGGTCCGCTAACTCTGGTTATCAAAGTCAAGGATGAAGACGAAGCAGTTGATATAGCGAATTCCTCCCGCTTTGGACTGGATGCCTCTGTTTTCAGTGAGTGTGTGAGAGGAGGGCAAGGAAGGTCGCGAGGAAGCTTGAAGTCGGGAGCGTCTTCATCAACGAGTACCCGAGGCACGGCATAG
- a CDS encoding aldehyde dehydrogenase family protein → MCERRARKVARKLEVGSVFINEYPRHGIGYYPFGGMKDSGVGREGIGYSVEQLTTTKTIVHNFKGYGVWEYL, encoded by the coding sequence GTGTGTGAGAGGAGGGCAAGGAAGGTCGCGAGGAAGCTTGAAGTCGGGAGCGTCTTCATCAACGAGTACCCGAGGCACGGCATAGGCTACTACCCATTTGGCGGCATGAAAGACAGCGGCGTGGGAAGAGAAGGCATAGGCTACTCTGTCGAGCAGCTTACGACGACAAAAACGATAGTGCACAACTTCAAAGGCTACGGTGTCTGGGAGTACCTTTGA
- a CDS encoding IS607 family transposase: MMRLYRTGEVTKKLGVSTMTVRRWIKAGKIKAYQVGKEFRIPENEVLRLLEGKVPDKVAIYARVSSRDQKEDLERQVEYLKNYCSSKGYQVAKILTDISSGLNENRKGLKQLFKLVESGEVTKVVITYKDRLTRFGFKYLEQYFNSHGVEIEVIFDDEEKTPEKELVEDLLDIVTSFAGKLYGARSHKKKRLFEAVKNALRDD, from the coding sequence ATGATGAGGCTTTACAGAACTGGTGAAGTTACTAAAAAGCTTGGTGTTTCAACGATGACAGTACGGCGTTGGATTAAAGCAGGGAAAATAAAAGCCTATCAAGTTGGAAAAGAATTCAGAATACCAGAAAATGAAGTTCTGAGACTCCTCGAAGGCAAAGTCCCCGACAAGGTCGCTATCTACGCCAGAGTCTCCAGCAGAGATCAAAAAGAAGACCTTGAGAGACAGGTTGAATACCTCAAAAACTACTGCTCCTCAAAAGGATACCAAGTGGCCAAAATCCTCACCGACATCTCATCAGGCCTAAACGAAAACAGAAAAGGACTAAAACAGCTCTTCAAACTCGTCGAGAGTGGAGAAGTAACCAAAGTTGTGATAACCTACAAGGACAGGCTCACCCGCTTTGGCTTCAAATACCTCGAACAATACTTCAACTCTCACGGCGTTGAAATTGAAGTAATCTTTGACGATGAGGAAAAAACGCCGGAGAAAGAGCTTGTAGAGGATTTATTAGATATTGTTACTTCCTTTGCTGGAAAGCTTTATGGGGCTCGTTCTCACAAGAAAAAACGCCTCTTCGAGGCGGTAAAGAATGCCCTCAGAGACGATTAA
- a CDS encoding serpin family protein, with protein sequence MRRTVLLVIVLLVFIGGCLGDVRSPQPTNTPAVSHSTEPHFTPPMTKYDVLKEGQEDPIVEAVNSFAFDLYKDLAKDEGNLFFSPFSIETALAIAYEGASGKTAEEMERVLYLPENNDTRWVGFRYLILSLKSPEGSSFILRSANTLWVQRDYPISEKYLWVVREFYLGEAREIDFQSDPQGAAKEINAWVKNQTSGRIRDIVSGLSPMTRLVITNAIYFKANWSSRFEASDTRNETFHAPNATVIIPMMHQTGRFPYFENDDLQALELPYEGERLSMLIILPRKGKFEKVEGNLSVQFIENILENMHEEKVKVALPKFRFEASYKLRDVLMDMGMKSAFTRADFEGISNDGNLAISEVIHKSFISVAENGTEAAAATAVTLTLAAPPGVEKPKVFKADHPFIFLIYDRESDTILFMGRLMNPKGCSANSNKRNI encoded by the coding sequence ATGAGGCGTACAGTCCTGCTTGTTATAGTTCTTCTCGTTTTCATTGGGGGATGTCTAGGTGATGTTAGAAGTCCCCAGCCCACGAACACTCCAGCGGTATCACATTCAACGGAGCCACACTTCACCCCACCGATGACGAAATACGACGTTCTGAAGGAAGGGCAGGAAGACCCGATAGTGGAGGCGGTCAACTCCTTCGCCTTCGACCTCTATAAAGACCTGGCAAAAGACGAAGGCAACCTTTTTTTCTCGCCCTTCAGCATCGAGACGGCATTGGCAATAGCCTATGAAGGAGCGAGCGGCAAGACTGCAGAGGAGATGGAGAGAGTCCTCTATCTTCCGGAGAATAACGATACAAGGTGGGTTGGCTTCAGGTATCTCATACTTTCCCTGAAAAGTCCCGAAGGCTCATCCTTCATCCTCAGGAGCGCCAACACCCTCTGGGTTCAGAGGGACTACCCAATAAGTGAAAAGTACTTATGGGTTGTAAGGGAGTTCTACCTTGGGGAGGCTAGAGAGATCGACTTCCAGAGCGACCCGCAGGGAGCTGCAAAGGAGATAAACGCATGGGTGAAGAACCAGACGAGCGGCAGGATTAGGGACATCGTATCAGGTTTAAGCCCCATGACGAGGCTCGTGATAACGAACGCGATTTACTTCAAGGCAAACTGGTCGAGTAGGTTCGAGGCGAGCGACACGAGAAACGAAACCTTCCACGCGCCCAACGCGACCGTTATCATTCCAATGATGCACCAGACTGGAAGATTTCCCTACTTCGAAAACGACGACCTTCAGGCCCTCGAACTTCCCTACGAGGGCGAAAGACTGAGCATGTTGATAATTCTGCCTAGGAAGGGGAAGTTTGAAAAGGTGGAAGGCAACCTGAGCGTTCAATTCATAGAGAACATACTGGAAAACATGCATGAGGAAAAGGTGAAAGTTGCACTGCCGAAGTTCAGGTTCGAGGCTTCGTATAAGCTCAGGGACGTTCTCATGGACATGGGAATGAAGAGCGCCTTTACCAGAGCGGACTTTGAGGGAATCTCCAATGATGGAAACCTAGCGATAAGCGAAGTCATCCACAAGAGCTTCATAAGCGTCGCTGAGAACGGAACGGAGGCGGCCGCGGCAACCGCCGTTACACTAACGTTGGCGGCTCCACCGGGGGTTGAGAAACCCAAAGTCTTCAAGGCTGATCACCCGTTTATCTTCCTTATTTACGACAGGGAAAGTGATACAATACTCTTTATGGGGCGCTTGATGAACCCAAAGGGCTGTTCTGCAAATAGCAACAAACGAAACATTTAG